In one window of Camelina sativa cultivar DH55 chromosome 15, Cs, whole genome shotgun sequence DNA:
- the LOC104747700 gene encoding probable thionin-2.4: MEGKTLIVSVLLMSLFMAQIQVDAKSCCPNTTARNIYNTCRLGGGSRALCANLSGCKIVNGKCPNGYTHDILENTGDAVNEYCKLGCVSSVCGALTTLQNSDASEIVNGAVEKCANACLTVCTKNSMNAVETA; this comes from the exons ATGGAAGGAAAAACTTTGATCGTAAGTGTGCTCTTAATGAGTCTGTTCATGGCACAAATTCAAGTTGACGCCAAGAGCTGCTGTCCCAACACAACTGCTAGGAATATCTACAACACTTGCCGCTTAGGGGGAGGTTCCAGGGCACTATGTGCAAACCTTAGCGGCTGCAAGATTGTTAATGGAAAATGTCCTAACGGATATACCCATGACATTCTTGAAAACACTG GTGATGCTGTCAATGAATACTGCAAGTTGGGATGCGTATCCTCTGTGTGCGGAGCTTTGACCACTCTCCAGAACTCCG ATGCAAGTGAAATCGTCAATGGAGCAGTTGAAAAATGTGCCAACGCATGTTTGACAGTCTGCACCAAAAACTCGATGAATGCAGTTGAAACTGCCTAA
- the LOC104747701 gene encoding homeobox-leucine zipper protein ATHB-21-like isoform X1, whose translation MNNQNVDDHNLLLISQLYPDVYTSLVPQQAGEAKPARRRKRKSKSAAVGEGGNGWFRKRKLSDEQVRMLEISFEDDHKLESERKDRLASELGLDPRQVAVWFQNRRARWKNKRVEDEYTKLKNAYENVVVDRCRLDSEVLQLKEQLYEAEREIQSLAQRVEGTLISNSPISSSVTVEANQATPFFGDYDICVDGDGDNLLYSPDYFDGLEWMSQFM comes from the exons atGAATAACCAGAATGTAGATGATCATAATCTTCTACTCATCTCTCAGTTGTACCCTGATGTCTATACTTCATTGGTACCACAACAAG CAGGAGAAGCAAAACCAGCACGGCGTAGGAAAAGGAAGAGCAAGAGTGCTGCGGTTGGAGAAGGAGGCAATGGATGGTTTAGAAAGAGAAAGTTGAGTGATGAGCAAGTAAGAATGTTGGAGATCAGCTTTGAAGACGATCATAAGCTTGAATCCGAAAGGAAAGATCGGCTGGCATCGGAGTTAGGGCTTGACCCTCGTCAAGTCGCGGTTTGGTTCCAGAACCGCCGTGCACGGTGGAAGAACAAGCGGGTTGAGGATGAATACACTAAACTCAAGAACGCATACGAAAACGTCGTCGTTGACAGGTGTCGTCTTGATTCTGAG gtTCTTCAACTAAAGGAACAGCTTTATGAGGCTGAAAGAGAGATCCAAAGTCTTGCCCAAAGAGTTGAAGGGACTTTAATAAGCAACAGTCCGATCTCATCTTCTGTGACCGTCGAAGCCAATCAGGCCACGCCGTTTTTTGGAGATTACGACATTTGTGTTGACGGTGATGGTGATAACTTGCTCTACTCGCCGGATTATTTTGATGGCTTAGAATGGATGAGCCAGTTTATGTGA
- the LOC104747701 gene encoding homeobox-leucine zipper protein ATHB-21-like isoform X2, which produces MNNQNVDDHNLLLISQLYPDVYTSLVPQQGEAKPARRRKRKSKSAAVGEGGNGWFRKRKLSDEQVRMLEISFEDDHKLESERKDRLASELGLDPRQVAVWFQNRRARWKNKRVEDEYTKLKNAYENVVVDRCRLDSEVLQLKEQLYEAEREIQSLAQRVEGTLISNSPISSSVTVEANQATPFFGDYDICVDGDGDNLLYSPDYFDGLEWMSQFM; this is translated from the exons atGAATAACCAGAATGTAGATGATCATAATCTTCTACTCATCTCTCAGTTGTACCCTGATGTCTATACTTCATTGGTACCACAACAAG GAGAAGCAAAACCAGCACGGCGTAGGAAAAGGAAGAGCAAGAGTGCTGCGGTTGGAGAAGGAGGCAATGGATGGTTTAGAAAGAGAAAGTTGAGTGATGAGCAAGTAAGAATGTTGGAGATCAGCTTTGAAGACGATCATAAGCTTGAATCCGAAAGGAAAGATCGGCTGGCATCGGAGTTAGGGCTTGACCCTCGTCAAGTCGCGGTTTGGTTCCAGAACCGCCGTGCACGGTGGAAGAACAAGCGGGTTGAGGATGAATACACTAAACTCAAGAACGCATACGAAAACGTCGTCGTTGACAGGTGTCGTCTTGATTCTGAG gtTCTTCAACTAAAGGAACAGCTTTATGAGGCTGAAAGAGAGATCCAAAGTCTTGCCCAAAGAGTTGAAGGGACTTTAATAAGCAACAGTCCGATCTCATCTTCTGTGACCGTCGAAGCCAATCAGGCCACGCCGTTTTTTGGAGATTACGACATTTGTGTTGACGGTGATGGTGATAACTTGCTCTACTCGCCGGATTATTTTGATGGCTTAGAATGGATGAGCCAGTTTATGTGA